One genomic region from Phocoena sinus isolate mPhoSin1 chromosome 3, mPhoSin1.pri, whole genome shotgun sequence encodes:
- the PRR22 gene encoding proline-rich protein 22 isoform X2 produces MQHPKHFYAPAAPQEGFSPQSLDATEGPGSQPASACTEPLPVVGSSNVCHPPNLEKEVFPAPPAGFQMAPCGCFFDPRVYRIEWTTTDFGQSSLYKLAARGPASPGTYFLEAQHCLRAPVPPPLLPHYQPPPAGPRYGMPCFPPEGPGAEALGFVGDGVPPALVKQGLAPLLPPKESKLPPLLITLPAEATLPSDTYGLLKGRLTQLDGPGEPLTFTFKEPPPGAGPGLLYPPSPTEPKVAPLGAGEARTPEVPRAFTPPKKVMLEDAMKLFDCLPGGPEPAGAPCKPPGPALPNSGGSGNDSFSDISSLHLPDELLSSDYSVPEVLDIVSDMDFFYNLKALDEEPPPCPGVPPTAKPGKRKAGKPTARKGRQGSKGKQAVVPTSATPLGPRQDLGAAPH; encoded by the exons ATGCAGCACCCCAAACACTTCTATGCACCCGCCGCTCCCCAAGAAGGCTTCAGTCCCCAGAGCCTGGACGCCACCGAAGGGCCCGGCAGCCAGCCTGCTTCTGCCTGCACAGAGCCTCTTCCTGTTGTGG GTTCCTCCAATGTCTGTCACCCCCCAAACCTGGAGAAAGAGGTGTTTCCAGCTCCTCCAGCAG GTTTCCAGATGGCGCCCTGCGGCTGCTTCTTTGACCCCCGCGTCTACCGAATCGAGTGGACCACCACCGACTTCGGCCAGTCGTCCCTGTACAAGCTGGCGGCCAGGGGCCCCGCCTCGCCAGGCACCTACTTCCTGGAGGCACAGCACTGCCTCAGGGCCCCGGTGCCGCCCCCACTGTTACCCCACTACCAGCCGCCCCCCGCGGGGCCCCGGTACGGCATGCCCTGCTTCCCACCTGAGGGGCCCGGGGCTGAGGCCTTGGGCTTCGTAGGGGACGGAGTGCCCCCTGCCTTGGTCAAGCAAGGCCTGGCGCCCCTGCTGCCCCCCAAGGAGAGCAAGCTGCCCCCACTGCTCATCACGCTGCCCGCCGAGGCCACGCTGCCCTCTGACACCTATGGCCTTCTCAAGGGCCGTTTGACCCAGCTGGATGGGCCCGGCGAGCCCCTGACCTTCACCTTCAAGGAGCCGCCCCCTGGCGCCGGGCCCGGCCTGCTGTACCCGCCGAGCCCCACCGAGCCCAAGGTGGCCCCGCTGGGGGCAGGCGAGGCCAGGACCCCTGAGGTGCCCAGGGCCTTCACGCCGCCCAAGAAGGTGATGCTCGAGGACGCGATGAAGCTCTTTGACTGCTTGCCGGGCGGCCCCGAGCCCGCCGGGGCCCCATGCAAGCCCCCTGGGCCTGCCCTGCCCAACAGCGGGGGCAGTGGGAACGACTCGTTCAGCGACATCAGCTCATTGCACCTGCCCGACGAGCTGCTGTCCTCGGACTACAGCGTGCCCGAGGTCCTGGATATCGTGTCCGACATGGACTTCTTTTACAACTTAAAGGCGCTGGACGAGGAGCCGCCGCCCTGCCCGGGGGTGCCCCCCACCGCCAAGCCCGGCAAGAGGAAGGCCGGCAAGCCGACTGCCAGGAAGGGGAGGCAGGGCAGCAAGGGCAAGCAGGCTGTGGTCCCCACCAGCGCCACCCCCTTGGGGCCCAGGCAGGACCTGGGAGCCGCTCCCCATTAA
- the CATSPERD gene encoding cation channel sperm-associated protein subunit delta, producing the protein MLLLMLVAATTLRLCPLAGAQPLCRIRTVRTGKVFHVREQIQGDHLYFSSGTTRLMKHPCKKNIALYLGRQVFLTKNSFESSVLPFSIPTSMQVGIPEVTSAHFAGSVLLLVVNRKVYVYDYEANSWNASTGVEHPVSHISGDNCCYSGNSFCMDISNSVFAYLHGDQISQANIYFSNTRGYRFQKYSQERQAELVGSLGGIFYFYSLSQVGLLLVDQWKAMFSYSDHPLNRSFGLPFDYNGTLDILIAPGQKGILIFWFEKSLLVSRNAGQLVNAVQVREGQHILYSSISEANITIHSVAANENELAVLTQENNLYYGSLGILSSSLIKFADQNIWSEEAVLMFTDVGMLEILTPLPDPTSPAFDFQKCPVNIQAILMDPQLQVDVCKVELLQGEFENKMYTIDMNSELELTALMIPRPSTSPVPLVMVSNPHSLGLQAVIYEDGYTYDGNTKHRLNISLRQQQHWGRADPNFTSSIKRPTISTITLDIANKEISCLDLKPLTALISVGCDLEKKIVIQNEISACYNGILDPVALQDNYSYVIEREAYDPSFRGQKATEDLEVPYHYEKLGCPILVYYDTPWKPVVELWRAGKFQEVVEAEYVLLEVNGLFTYTYSLTADMALCGSQPQNWTTIAKTAGDKGPFAWDRENYVSCHDPNNNAPLRWPKVPYQILGGPTENKVVFDQRNGIYIFFISIVDPYYSYCHLETTFSVYVYGAFPLPIFPPEITIVLLTGATLLSVWLAYMIPKLLHTEQGLRVKGVWVRLHRTCRKSCVTGKPTHPLQSPGVFQGRVRLAAAWALQKRKADESLAQGKFLPISGQT; encoded by the exons aaGACAAGTTTTTCTCACGAAGAATAGCTTTGAGAGTAGTGTCCTTCCATTTTCCATCCCTACGTCAATGCAG GTTGGCATACCAGAAGTAACATCAGCACATTTTGCTGGTTCAGTATTGCTGTTAGTAGTGAATCGAAAAGTCTATGTTTATGATTATGAAGCCAATTCCTGGAATGCATCTACAG gTGTAGAACACCCTGTTTCACATATTTCTGGTGACAACTGTTGTTACAGTGGAAATTCCTTTTGCATG GATATAAGTAACTCAGTTTTTGCTTATTTGCATGGAGATCAGATATCTCAGGCCAATATCTATTTCTCAAATACCCGGGGATACAGATTTCAGAAATATTCCCAGGAGAGACAG GCAGAACTAGTCGGTTCCTTGGGCGGGATCTTCTACTTCTACTCCCTCTCACAGGTTGGGCTGCTTCTCGTTGACCAATGGAAG GCCATGTTCAGCTACTCAGACCACCCTCTGAACCgcagttttgggcttccctttGACTACAACGGGACCCTTGACATCCTTATTGCCCCGGGCCAGAAAGGCATCCTGATCTTCTGGTTTGAGAAGAGCCTGCTGGTTTCCCGAAATGCAG GCCAGCTGGTCAACGCTGTCCAGGTGCGAGAAGGACAACACATCTTGTATTCTTCCATCTCTGAAGCCAACATCACCATCCACAGCGTTGCTGCCA ATGAAAATGAACTGGCCGTTTTAACTCAGGAGAATAATTTATACTATGGAAGTCTGGGAATCCTATCAAGTTCTCTAATCAAA tTTGCAGACCAAAACATCTGGTCCGAAGAGGCGGTCCTGATGTTCACTGACGTGGGCATGCTTGAGATACTGACCCCGCTCCCTGACCCAACCTCACCAGCTTTTGATTTCCAGAAGTGCCCCGTGAACATCCAGGCGATTCTCATGGATCCCCAACTCCAAGTTGACGTCTGCAAA gTGGAACTTCTGCAgggagaatttgaaaataaaatgtataccatTGATATGAACAGTGAGTTGGAGTTGACGGCCCTCATGATACCCCGGCCCAGCACATCACCAGTCCCACTA GTAATGGTGAGCAACCCCCATTCCCTGGGGCTGCAGGCTGTCATCTACGAGGACGGCTACACCTACGATGGGAACACCAAACACAGACTG AACATTTCACTGAGGCAGCAGCAACACTGGGGCAGGGCTGACCCCAACTTCACCTCCAG CATAAAGAGACCCACAATATCAACCATCACTCTGGACATAGCCAACAAAGAAATTTCATGCTTGGACCTTAAGCCACTG ACAGCCCTCATTTCAGTCGGTTGTGACCTGGAGAAGAAGATCGTCATTCAGAA TGAAATCTCAGCCTGTTACAATGGCATCCTCGACCCCGTGGCCCTTCAGGACAACTATAGCTACGTCATTGAGAG GGAAGCCTACGACCCCAGCTTCCGGGGTCAGAAGGCCACGGAGGACCTGGAGGTGCCTTACCACTACGAGAAGCTGGGCTGCCCCATCCTCGTCTACTACGACACCCCATGGAAGCCGGTGGTGGAACT GTGGAGGGCAGGAAAGTTCCAGGAGGTGGTCGAGGCCGAGTACGTCCTGCTGGAGGTGAACGGGCTGTTCACGTACACGTACTCCCTGACGGCCGACATGGCCCTCTGCGGTTCCCAGCCGCAGAACTGGACCACCATCGCCAAGACGGCCGGCGACAAAGGGCCCTTCGCCTGGGACCGAGAG AATTATGTGAGCTGCCACGACCCTAACAACAACGCACCCTTGAGATGGCCCAAAGTCCCGTACCAGATCTTGGGAGGCCCGACAGAGAACAAGGTCGTTTTCGACCAAAGAAACGGCATCTACATCTTCTTCATTTCCATCGTGGATCCATACTACAG CTACTGTCACCTGGAGACCACATTCAGCGTCTACGTCTACGGGGCCTTCCCACTGCCCATCTTCCCGCCTGAGATCACCATCGTCCTGCTCACGGGGGCCACCCTGCTGTCCGTATGGCTGGCCTACATGATCCCCAAGCTGCTGCACACTGAGCAGGGCCTCAGAGTCAAGGGCGTCTGGGTCAGGCTGCACAGGACATGCAGGAAGTCTT GTGTCACTGGGAAACCGACTCACCCCCTTCAGTCGCCTGGAGTATTTCAGGGGAGGGTGCGGCTGGCAGCTGCCTGGGCTCTCCAGAAGCGAAAGGCAGACGAGAGCCTGGCCCAGG GCAAgttcctgcccatctctgggcAGACCTGA
- the PRR22 gene encoding proline-rich protein 22 isoform X1 — protein MHPPLPKKASVPRAWTPPKGPAASLLLPAQSLFLLFLQCLSPPKPGERGVSSSSSRQVPELPLSGPPSLATGFQMAPCGCFFDPRVYRIEWTTTDFGQSSLYKLAARGPASPGTYFLEAQHCLRAPVPPPLLPHYQPPPAGPRYGMPCFPPEGPGAEALGFVGDGVPPALVKQGLAPLLPPKESKLPPLLITLPAEATLPSDTYGLLKGRLTQLDGPGEPLTFTFKEPPPGAGPGLLYPPSPTEPKVAPLGAGEARTPEVPRAFTPPKKVMLEDAMKLFDCLPGGPEPAGAPCKPPGPALPNSGGSGNDSFSDISSLHLPDELLSSDYSVPEVLDIVSDMDFFYNLKALDEEPPPCPGVPPTAKPGKRKAGKPTARKGRQGSKGKQAVVPTSATPLGPRQDLGAAPH, from the exons ATGCACCCGCCGCTCCCCAAGAAGGCTTCAGTCCCCAGAGCCTGGACGCCACCGAAGGGCCCGGCAGCCAGCCTGCTTCTGCCTGCACAGAGCCTCTTCCTGTT GTTCCTCCAATGTCTGTCACCCCCCAAACCTGGAGAAAGAGGTGTTTCCAGCTCCTCCAGCAG gcaGGTCCCAGAACTGCCCCTCTCAGGGCCACCCTCCCTGGCCACAGGTTTCCAGATGGCGCCCTGCGGCTGCTTCTTTGACCCCCGCGTCTACCGAATCGAGTGGACCACCACCGACTTCGGCCAGTCGTCCCTGTACAAGCTGGCGGCCAGGGGCCCCGCCTCGCCAGGCACCTACTTCCTGGAGGCACAGCACTGCCTCAGGGCCCCGGTGCCGCCCCCACTGTTACCCCACTACCAGCCGCCCCCCGCGGGGCCCCGGTACGGCATGCCCTGCTTCCCACCTGAGGGGCCCGGGGCTGAGGCCTTGGGCTTCGTAGGGGACGGAGTGCCCCCTGCCTTGGTCAAGCAAGGCCTGGCGCCCCTGCTGCCCCCCAAGGAGAGCAAGCTGCCCCCACTGCTCATCACGCTGCCCGCCGAGGCCACGCTGCCCTCTGACACCTATGGCCTTCTCAAGGGCCGTTTGACCCAGCTGGATGGGCCCGGCGAGCCCCTGACCTTCACCTTCAAGGAGCCGCCCCCTGGCGCCGGGCCCGGCCTGCTGTACCCGCCGAGCCCCACCGAGCCCAAGGTGGCCCCGCTGGGGGCAGGCGAGGCCAGGACCCCTGAGGTGCCCAGGGCCTTCACGCCGCCCAAGAAGGTGATGCTCGAGGACGCGATGAAGCTCTTTGACTGCTTGCCGGGCGGCCCCGAGCCCGCCGGGGCCCCATGCAAGCCCCCTGGGCCTGCCCTGCCCAACAGCGGGGGCAGTGGGAACGACTCGTTCAGCGACATCAGCTCATTGCACCTGCCCGACGAGCTGCTGTCCTCGGACTACAGCGTGCCCGAGGTCCTGGATATCGTGTCCGACATGGACTTCTTTTACAACTTAAAGGCGCTGGACGAGGAGCCGCCGCCCTGCCCGGGGGTGCCCCCCACCGCCAAGCCCGGCAAGAGGAAGGCCGGCAAGCCGACTGCCAGGAAGGGGAGGCAGGGCAGCAAGGGCAAGCAGGCTGTGGTCCCCACCAGCGCCACCCCCTTGGGGCCCAGGCAGGACCTGGGAGCCGCTCCCCATTAA